One region of Planktothrix sp. FACHB-1365 genomic DNA includes:
- a CDS encoding alpha/beta fold hydrolase — MSYIRKTLSLSTANLSYLEWNSAVNCSSDTNLLLLHGLADQALVWKKLGEKLSDRYHIIAPDMRGHGESSKPDKGYTFTEVIEDLEALMDHLNWSKAHILGHSWTGKMAAIWAKQNPERFNSMILVDPIFIMKLPGLFKLTLPLLYRQLDCLKLIGPFVSFEQAENQAKQLAQFAGWSDLQQELFEAGMEQKRDGTWGSKFGIPARNEIFEQVMEVPGLTENIKIPTLLIQPEKGVNRMDWQLKPYQQYLTQLKIERVAGNHWSFLVEPDCFNQTVEAFLKAQMMVK; from the coding sequence ATGAGTTATATTAGAAAAACCTTATCCCTATCAACGGCTAACCTCTCTTATTTAGAATGGAATTCTGCGGTTAACTGTTCGTCGGATACAAATCTTTTATTATTACATGGGTTAGCAGATCAAGCGTTGGTTTGGAAAAAGTTAGGAGAGAAATTGAGCGATCGCTATCATATTATAGCACCGGATATGCGAGGACATGGAGAAAGTAGTAAACCTGATAAGGGATATACCTTTACGGAAGTTATTGAAGATTTAGAAGCATTAATGGATCATTTGAATTGGTCAAAAGCTCATATTTTAGGACATTCTTGGACGGGTAAAATGGCAGCGATTTGGGCAAAACAGAATCCTGAACGATTTAATAGTATGATTTTAGTTGATCCAATTTTTATTATGAAACTTCCCGGTTTGTTTAAATTAACTCTACCCCTTTTGTATCGTCAGTTAGATTGTTTAAAATTAATCGGCCCCTTTGTTAGTTTTGAACAGGCTGAAAATCAAGCTAAACAATTAGCTCAATTTGCGGGATGGAGTGATTTACAACAGGAATTATTTGAAGCAGGAATGGAACAAAAACGAGATGGAACTTGGGGAAGTAAATTTGGAATTCCGGCTAGAAATGAAATTTTTGAACAGGTGATGGAAGTTCCAGGGTTAACAGAAAATATTAAGATTCCCACATTATTAATTCAACCAGAAAAGGGAGTTAATCGTATGGACTGGCAATTAAAACCTTATCAACAGTATTTAACCCAGTTAAAAATTGAACGGGTGGCGGGTAATCATTGGTCATTTTTAGTTGAACCCGATTGTTTTAATCAAACCGTTGAAGCATTTTTAAAAGCTCAAATGATGGTAAAATAA
- a CDS encoding ATP-dependent DNA helicase RecQ yields the protein MQASTEWQQVKTAFKKIWGYDDFRPPQGEIIKSLLDYKDALIVMPTGGGKSICFQLPALLKTGLTLVISPLVALMENQVQELQDLKLPAALIHSQLLPQQRRNTLRLVEQNQLRLLYLSPETLLSSPVWSVISQPQVKINGLILDEAHCLVQWGDTFRPAYRRLGAIRATLLKLKPAGTKIAIAAFTATADPDAQAIIKQVLNLKNPQQFLLSPYRYNLELNVKTVCTPRGRQQQLIQFIKPRKNQTGLIYARTRKDCEELAQWLQTQNYSTVAYHAGLGSDERRKIEKDWLQEKIKFVVCSSAFGMGINKSNVRWVAHFQPPFLLSEYIQEVGRAGRDGQPAIALTIISEPTGFFYPEDKQRQNYLKENLQKQYQLANQLIKKLPLRGNIETVSEQFNNSAIALSILHAQGRLIWRDPFHYEMQSKPAKSTLDINNKAIQQMNQYLKTRQCRWQFLLQAFGFNLDQSLKKCGHCDRCKQKK from the coding sequence ATGCAAGCATCTACAGAGTGGCAACAGGTAAAAACTGCCTTTAAAAAGATTTGGGGTTATGATGATTTCCGACCTCCCCAAGGGGAAATTATTAAAAGCTTGCTAGACTACAAAGATGCTTTAATTGTCATGCCAACGGGAGGGGGTAAATCAATTTGTTTTCAACTTCCAGCCTTATTAAAAACCGGATTAACTTTAGTGATCTCGCCGCTTGTGGCATTAATGGAAAATCAGGTACAAGAACTTCAAGATCTCAAACTTCCCGCCGCTTTAATTCATAGCCAATTATTGCCCCAACAACGTCGCAATACCTTACGTTTAGTTGAACAAAATCAATTAAGACTTCTCTATCTTTCTCCTGAAACTCTATTAAGTTCTCCCGTTTGGAGTGTGATTTCTCAACCCCAAGTTAAAATCAATGGTTTAATCTTAGATGAAGCCCATTGTTTAGTCCAATGGGGGGATACCTTTCGCCCTGCTTATCGACGTTTAGGGGCTATTCGGGCAACTTTATTAAAACTAAAACCTGCGGGAACAAAAATAGCGATCGCAGCCTTTACAGCCACCGCCGATCCTGATGCTCAAGCTATTATTAAACAGGTTTTAAACCTCAAAAATCCTCAACAATTTCTTCTCAGTCCCTATCGATATAATTTAGAATTAAACGTTAAAACAGTTTGCACTCCCAGAGGACGACAACAACAATTAATCCAATTTATTAAACCTCGAAAAAACCAAACAGGTTTAATTTATGCCCGCACCCGTAAAGACTGTGAAGAATTAGCCCAATGGTTACAAACTCAAAATTATTCAACCGTTGCATATCATGCGGGTTTAGGTTCTGATGAACGCCGGAAAATCGAAAAAGATTGGTTACAGGAAAAGATTAAATTTGTGGTTTGTAGTAGTGCCTTTGGCATGGGAATTAATAAAAGTAATGTTCGCTGGGTTGCCCATTTTCAACCTCCTTTTTTATTATCAGAATATATTCAAGAAGTGGGACGGGCGGGGAGAGATGGTCAACCTGCGATCGCATTAACAATTATTAGCGAACCCACAGGTTTTTTCTATCCTGAAGATAAACAACGGCAAAATTATTTAAAAGAAAACCTACAAAAACAATATCAATTAGCCAATCAATTAATCAAGAAACTTCCCTTAAGAGGAAATATAGAAACGGTTTCTGAACAATTTAATAATAGTGCGATCGCCCTTTCAATATTACACGCCCAAGGACGCTTAATCTGGCGTGATCCGTTTCACTATGAAATGCAATCTAAACCTGCTAAATCAACTTTGGATATAAATAATAAAGCCATTCAACAAATGAATCAATACTTAAAAACTCGTCAATGTCGGTGGCAATTTTTATTACAAGCGTTTGGATTCAATTTAGATCAGTCCTTAAAAAAATGTGGTCATTGCGATCGCTGTAAACAAAAAAAATAG
- the cobO gene encoding cob(I)yrinic acid a,c-diamide adenosyltransferase yields METNIPESTLTAEKHRLKMQRRKEVQDQRVAERNQTKGLIIVNTGNGKGKTTAALGMVLRSLGHGYRVAIIQFIKGAWEPAEKAVFSKWPEQLEFHALGEGFTWETQDRDRDIEKVQEAWNLALSFIQNPEFKLILLDEINVAMKLGYLPVEEVLAGLVQKPQDTHIILTGRGAPQALIEQADLVTEMSLVKHPFREQGIKAQPGIEF; encoded by the coding sequence ATGGAAACTAACATTCCCGAATCAACTTTGACTGCTGAAAAACACCGCTTGAAAATGCAACGCCGCAAAGAAGTTCAAGATCAACGGGTAGCAGAACGAAATCAAACTAAAGGATTAATTATTGTTAATACGGGGAACGGAAAAGGCAAAACCACCGCCGCATTAGGAATGGTGTTGCGTTCCCTCGGTCATGGCTATCGAGTCGCCATTATTCAATTTATTAAAGGTGCATGGGAACCCGCCGAAAAAGCCGTATTCAGTAAATGGCCTGAACAATTAGAATTTCATGCGTTAGGAGAAGGCTTTACTTGGGAAACCCAAGACCGAGATCGAGATATTGAAAAAGTACAGGAAGCGTGGAATTTAGCCCTTTCTTTTATTCAAAATCCTGAGTTTAAATTAATCTTACTCGATGAAATTAATGTAGCGATGAAATTGGGTTATTTACCTGTTGAAGAAGTTCTAGCTGGACTTGTACAGAAACCCCAAGATACTCATATTATTTTAACGGGTCGAGGGGCTCCTCAAGCCTTAATTGAACAAGCAGACCTCGTAACAGAAATGTCCCTGGTTAAGCATCCTTTCCGCGAACAAGGGATCAAGGCTCAACCTGGGATTGAATTTTAA
- a CDS encoding RNA polymerase sigma factor, RpoD/SigA family, with product MPTVNTKNKDQAASKNARPATTDTVRTYLHEIGRVPLLTREQEITYGKQVQQMMQQLEAKDGLADKLGREPSQHEWSDAVGMSEAALQTTLEQGRRAKQKMIEANLRLVVSIAKKYQKRNMEFLDLIQEGTLGLERGVEKFDPMRGYKFSTYAYWWIRQAITRAIAQNSRTIRLPIHITEKLNKIKKVQRDLVQKLGRNPTAAEIAEALELDPAQIRDYLLASRHPVSLDLRVGDNQDTELQDLLEDESTSADTFVTQELLRQDLKDLLADLTPQQREVITLRYGLEDGKEMSLSKVGVRMNISRERVRQLENQALNHLRRRKAQVREYLAS from the coding sequence ATGCCAACTGTCAACACCAAAAACAAAGATCAAGCGGCTTCCAAAAACGCTCGACCTGCCACCACTGACACCGTTCGCACCTATTTGCACGAAATTGGTCGCGTCCCTTTGCTAACACGCGAACAAGAAATCACCTATGGCAAACAAGTGCAACAGATGATGCAACAGTTGGAAGCGAAAGACGGACTCGCAGATAAACTGGGTCGGGAACCGAGCCAGCACGAGTGGTCTGACGCGGTGGGGATGAGCGAAGCTGCACTTCAAACCACCCTGGAGCAAGGACGTCGCGCCAAGCAAAAAATGATTGAGGCGAACTTGCGTTTAGTGGTGTCCATTGCTAAAAAATACCAAAAACGCAATATGGAATTCTTGGATTTAATCCAAGAAGGAACCCTGGGTTTAGAACGAGGTGTGGAAAAATTTGATCCCATGCGGGGTTATAAGTTCTCGACTTATGCCTATTGGTGGATTCGCCAAGCGATTACCCGTGCGATCGCGCAAAATTCTCGCACCATTCGTCTGCCAATCCATATTACCGAAAAATTGAACAAAATTAAAAAAGTTCAACGGGACTTAGTGCAGAAATTAGGCCGTAACCCGACGGCGGCCGAAATTGCAGAAGCGCTAGAGTTAGACCCCGCCCAAATTAGAGATTATTTGTTGGCGTCTCGTCATCCGGTGTCTTTAGATTTGCGAGTAGGAGATAATCAAGATACGGAACTGCAAGATCTCTTAGAAGATGAAAGCACCTCCGCCGATACGTTTGTGACTCAAGAGTTACTGCGTCAGGACTTGAAAGATTTACTGGCGGACTTGACCCCCCAACAACGGGAAGTGATTACCCTGCGGTATGGGTTAGAAGATGGTAAGGAGATGTCCCTGTCTAAAGTGGGTGTTCGCATGAACATCAGCCGAGAACGGGTTCGTCAACTGGAAAACCAAGCGTTAAACCATCTGCGTCGTCGCAAAGCTCAAGTTCGGGAATATTTAGCCAGTTAA